A stretch of the bacterium genome encodes the following:
- a CDS encoding MBL fold metallo-hydrolase, with protein sequence MRKFLQGLGILLLAALVFAGVGLALAHRAIDRIEPPLPSPGSALSYDENDSFPIKIEWLNTASQKMPRSGVLQPGLDPNPDEPYVMSHSAFALTWPDGRIFLIDAGLDAASAPGFGAPIELLSGGDPIEFRASARDLLGERVSSLAGLAFTHLHADHTAGLTELCETLPGRLRLIQTRTQATELNFTTRGSHAQVSSAACARHEIIEGDAPQTVARFPGLLVLPAGGHTPGSTVFIAHVRTGDGMRSFVLLGDIVNHIDGLTWNLPKPHLYSRFVVPESTERLEKLRVFLRRLVTEHGAIPLVSHDENQLRAVFESLD encoded by the coding sequence GTGCGAAAATTCTTGCAGGGACTCGGCATTCTGCTGCTGGCGGCTCTCGTATTCGCGGGTGTAGGCCTGGCACTGGCTCACCGAGCCATCGATCGGATCGAGCCGCCGCTACCGTCCCCCGGAAGCGCGCTGTCCTACGACGAGAACGACTCGTTCCCGATCAAGATCGAGTGGCTGAACACCGCCAGCCAGAAGATGCCGCGCTCCGGTGTTCTCCAGCCCGGGCTCGACCCGAATCCCGACGAGCCCTACGTCATGAGCCACTCCGCTTTTGCGCTCACCTGGCCGGATGGGCGGATCTTCCTGATCGACGCCGGGCTGGATGCGGCATCGGCGCCCGGGTTCGGCGCCCCGATCGAACTCCTCTCCGGCGGCGATCCGATCGAGTTTCGCGCTTCGGCGAGGGACCTGCTCGGAGAGCGCGTTTCGAGCCTTGCCGGCCTGGCCTTCACACACCTGCACGCCGACCACACCGCAGGCCTCACGGAGCTTTGCGAGACACTCCCCGGCCGTCTACGCCTGATCCAGACGCGCACACAGGCGACCGAACTCAATTTCACGACGCGAGGTTCACACGCACAGGTCTCGTCGGCGGCCTGCGCCCGCCACGAGATCATCGAAGGCGATGCGCCGCAAACCGTGGCTCGATTCCCGGGCCTTCTCGTGCTGCCCGCGGGCGGACACACACCGGGTTCGACCGTGTTCATCGCTCACGTCCGCACGGGAGACGGAATGAGGAGTTTCGTTCTCCTCGGCGATATCGTGAACCACATCGACGGCTTGACCTGGAACCTGCCCAAACCCCATCTCTACAGTCGCTTCGTGGTACCCGAATCCACCGAACGACTGGAGAAGTTGCGCGTCTTCCTGCGCAGACTGGTCACGGAGCACGGCGCGATCCCGCTCGTCTCACACGACGAGAACCAGCTTCGAGCGGTGTTCGAATCGCTCGATTGA